From Hymenobacter sediminicola:
ATGGCCACACACCTGCGCTAGGCGGCGCACCAGCACCTCGTCAGAGCTAGTTTGCATAGCCTGCGCCAATGTGGGTATAGCAGCAGCTCCCTGCTGGCGCAGCTGCAGTGTAGCGGCTGAGCGGGCAGTACGGTCCTGCAGAGCTTCTATCAACTGGTCAACCGAAGCCGCCGTCAGCTCGGTTCCCGCTGATGCCTCATTCGTACTTTCTGTAGCTAGTGCCGTTTCCTTGTCGTGCGTAAACCGGCGGCTCAGTGCATGCTGTAGTTCGCTTAGATAGTGCCCGTACGTCCGATGCAGCAGCAGCAGTGCGCCGCCCATAAACAGGCTCATCCACAGAAAAGGTGCCCACTCTCTCCAGGCCGGCAGTTGATGCACTGCAACCAGCAGTACCCCAGAAAGGCCCATCCCCAGTGGCTCGTACAAGCCTTTGGCCAGTGTATGGGCCTGCAGGCGTTCTGGCGGCGACAAAGGCTGGAAGAGTACCAGAAAAACGGGGTCGAAGACGGCGCGGCGCAGCACTTCCAGCGTCAGATAGAGCCCGCAGAAGTACAGCAGCAGTGTGCTTTCGCCAGCCTGACCCAGCCACAAGCCTCCAGCCAGTAGCAGCCCGGCCAGCATCACGGCTGGCAGCGCCACCAGCATCCATCTGACTCCTACTTGGTCCAGCGTGACGCGGGAAAGCAGCAGCTTGAAAATCAATGCCACCAGATACGTCGCTACCAGTACCGTTCCGACGTAGCGCATCACCGTGCCCTGGTCGTGGAACTTGTGCTTGACGTTGACAAAAAACGAATACTCGATGCCCGTGGTAACGGCTGCAATAAGCAGCATGCTCAGGCACATAGTCAGTACAAGCCGACTGGCCCCAAACCATTGCTGCAACTGTGGTGCCACGCCTCCCTGGCGGGCGGCGCGTGGAGCAGGGCGGGCTTCCACCACGTGCTGCCGCCGCGTTGCCTGGAGCACTAGCAGCGCCCCGATATAGGCTCCGAAAGCCACTAACAGCAGCCAGAGCAAATCCGTATGATGGTGAATCAGGATGGCCAGCACGGCCCCCAGCGCCTTGGCCGGCATATCGCCCGAGCTAATGACACTAAATAGCCGCCGGCTTTGCCGCACATCAAACACCACCGCCGATACTCCCCAAAACTCCAGGTTCGTGAGCAGATAGATTACACGGTAGCCTGCCATAATTGCCACTGCTGCAGCTACCGACTGGCCTACTGCTACCAACACACCTAGTATCGCCATCAGGGCCACTACCGCCAGCAGCACCCGCACCGCCACCCGCTCCAGCCCCAGATGATGCTCAAAATGCGCATATACTTTGCCGGCTACTATCATGGCCAGCGCCGCCAAGCCATAGGCCAGCGGCAGGCTGCGTTCCGGGTCGTTTTCCAGCAGAATAACGTTGGCCGCTACATACACCAGAATGGTACCAATGCCTAACAGGAAATTGTGCAGGAAAAACAGCCCTACCGTACGGCCTTCTTCCACCCGTATTCCTAGCAGCCGTTGCCAGCGTTCAAGTAGCGTCATTCGGAATTTAAATAATAAGCCTGCGGGTCTGATGCTGCCGCAAGATAGCGGCGAGGAGTGTCAATTCGCCCGGTTTTGCTGTTATTAGGTCTGTCAATTCTATTCCTTCCCCGATGAACTGCCAATGCGCTGAAGATTACGTGCTCGAGCAATTGCGTCAGCACCTTCCCGCCAACCTCTACTACCATGGCCCTCATCATACTCTCGACGTTGTGGCCCGGGCCCGCGCGTTGGCTGATGCCGAGGGCATCACCGACCCCGAGCAGCTTGCTCTGCTGCGGACAGCCGCCTTCTACCACGATGCCGGATTCCTGACAACCTATCAGGGCCACGAAGCTGCTGGCTGCAAGCTGGTACGGCAGTTGCTACCTAACTTTGGCTACTCCTCGGGGCAGGTTGATTTCATTTGCGGGCTGATTATGGCTACTCAGGTGCCGCAAAGCCCTGGTGACTCGCTGCCGGCCCAGATTCTCTGCGACGCAGACCTCGATTACCTTGGCCGCCCCGACTTCTGGCCCATCAGCCACAGCCTGCGAAACGAGCTATCCGACCTTGGGCTTATTGAGAGCGAACAGGCGTGGCAACAGCTTCAGCTCAGCTTTCTGCAGCAGCATCAGTATTGGACACGTTCAGCCCTGTCTTGGCGTGAGGCCAACAAACAAGACAGGATTTTGGAAGTACAGGCACTGCTGAACACTATTGCCTAGTACCACTAGCTGATGGCTGAACCATCTTTTTCCAGAATACATAAAAAAAGCCTGACCGGGATGGTCAGGCTTTTTTATCAGCAAGCAGGACAGCTTACTTGATTTTCTCCACAATGCCTTTGAAAGCAGCAGGGTGGTTCAGGGCGAGGTCAGCCAGAACTTTGCGGTTCAGCTCGATACCAGCCTTCTTCAAGCCGCCCATCAGCTGCGAGTAGGACAGGCCATGCTCACGGGCACCAGCGTTGATACGCTGAATCCAGAGGGCACGGAACTCACGCTTCTTAACCTTCCGGTCACGGTAAGCATAGAGAAGACCTTTCTCAACGGCGTTTTTAGCAACGGTCCATACGTTCTTGCGACGGCCATAATAGCCTTTCGCCAGACGCATTATTTTTTTCCGACGGTGGCGCGAAGCCACGTGGTTGACACTTCTTGGCATAACCAGTTTTTTTTGGCGGCCGGCGGCGGACTAATGCCGCAGCTTTCGTTTCAGCCGGACGCCTGGTGAAAAATTTAATGGGTGATTATTGACTTCCGATTGAGACGTAGTTCCCGAAATAGAAACAGCGCCCAATCGTCAATAATCAAATGTTGAGCATGTCCTTTACGCGGTTCATGTCGGCCGAGCTAACCAGACCAACGTGCGTGAGAGCACGCTTCTGCTTGGTGGTTTTCTTGGTCAGGATGTGGCTCTTGTACGCGTGCTTACGCTTGATTTTGCCCGTGCCGGTCAGCGAGAAACGCTTTTTGGCGCCGGACTTGGTCTTCATTTTCGGCATTGTGGTGGTGATAAAAAGGTGAAAAACTGCGGCGGTCGGCTGCCTAGGGCCGGTGCGCCAGCGCAAAAGATGGAGCCGAAGCCCCGGAAAAGCTATTCAGCGGCGCTGTCTGCGGGAGCGGGAGCAGCAGCCGGTTTGGTCTCCTTAGGAGCTTCTTTGCTGCCTTCTTTCGGAGCAGCAGGCTTGGCGGGTTTTGCCGGAGCTACTGCTTTCGGAGCCAGATACAAGAACATCCGCTTGCCTTCGAGCTTAGGGAGCTGCTCTACTTTGCCAAGGTCTTCGAGAGCCTGAGCAAACTTGAGCAACAAAATCTCGCCCCGCTCTTTGAACACGATGCTCCGGCCTACGAAGTGCACATACGCCTTGATTTTGGCGCCTTCGCGCAGAAATTCCTGCGCGTGCTTCAGCTTGAAAGCAAAGTCGTGGTCATCGGTGTTGGGTCCGAAACGGATTTCCTTAATAACGACCTTGGTCTGCTTGGCCTTCAGCTCGCGGGTTTTCTTCTTCTGCTCGTACTTGAATTTCGAGTAGTCGATAACGCGGCACACGGGCGGTACAGCCGTGGGCGAAATTTCCACGAGGTCCAGGTTCTGCTCCTGAGCAAAGCGCCGGGCTTGCTCAATAGAATAGATGCCTTGTTCGATGTTGTCGCCAACAAGACGGACTTCGCGGGCCGTAATCTTCTGATTGATTTTGAACGGCTCCTCGACCTGGGCGCGAGGGATATAACGGCGGTTAGGGGTTGCTATGGCTTTTTCTCCTTAAGGTGAAAGTCGGTTTTTGCTAGGATTGATTAGGACGCTTACGCAGCCTGTTGGGTTCAATCAGCGGGCAAATATCCGCCATTTTTTCCAAACCCTCAACAATGCCTATATAAAATCACCCTGAAATTGTCCTTTTCTGTTGACTAGCCCAGGCAATTCTTCCTTTTCGGAAGTCCGCTACTGCACAAACAACAAGCCCTCACCATGAAACATGGCAAGGGCTTGTGTGAATGAGCGTAGAGCCCGGCATCAGATGCCGGTGGCAGGACTAGCTGACAGCGGCAATCTGTTTGCCATCCATCATGTCGTTTACCTGTTGCTGGAAGCTACTGATGAACTCGGCAATAGACATAGCGCCCACGTCACCTTGGCCGTGGCGGCGCACCGATACGATGCCTTCGGCCTGCTCCTTCTCACCCACAATGAGCATATAGGGCACTTTGGAAACCTCCGCGTCGCGGATTTTGCGGCCGATTTTCTCGTCGCGGTGGTCTACGGTGCCGCGTAACTCGGCCTGCACCAGCTGGTCGTACACCTGCTGGGCATAGTCGTGATACTTCTCCGAGATGGGCAGCACGGCAAACTGCTCAGGCGAGAGCCAGAGCGGGAAGTTACCACCACAGTGCTCGATGAGCACAGCCACGAAACGCTCCAGCGAGCCAAACGGGGCGCGGTGCAGCATCACGGGACGCTGGCGGGAATTGTCGGAGGCCACATATTCCAGCTCGAACCGCTCGGGCAGATTGTAGTCTACCTGAATGGTGCCCAGCTGCCACTTGCGGCCAATGGCGTCACGCACCATGAAATCGAGCTTAGGGCCGTAGAAGGCTGCTTCACCTAGTTCCGTTACAGTGGTCAACCCCTTCTCGGCGGCGGCTTCGATGATGGCCCGCTCAGCTTTCTCCCAGTTCTCGTCGGAGCCGATGTATTTGGCTTTATTCTCCGGGTCACGCAGGGAAATTTGGGCCGTGAAATCGGGAAAATCGAGGGCTTTGAGTACGTAGAGTACTATGTCAATCACCTTCAGAAACTCCTCCTTCACCTGGTCGGGGCGGCAGAAGATATGGGCGTCGTCCTGCGTGAAACCACGTACCCGCGTCAGGCCGTGCAGCTCACCTGATTGTTCGTAGCGGTACACGGTGCCAAACTCAGCGAAGCGCACTGGCAGGTCGCGGTACGAGCGAGGCTTGGTTTTGTAGATTTCGCAGTGGTGAGGGCAGTTCATGGGCTTGAGGAAGAACTCCTCACCCGGGTTCGGCGTCTTGATGGGCTGGAACGAATCGGCGCCGTACTTCTCGTAGTGGCCGCTGGTTACGTACAGTTCCTTCGAGCCAATATGGGGCGTCACGACGGGCTGGTAGCCAGCTTTAATCTGGGCGCGGCGCAGGAACTGCTCCAGCCGTTCGCGCAGGGCGGTGCCTTTGGGCAGCCACAGGGGCAGCCCCGCTCCTACTTTCTCACTGAATGCAAACAGCTCCAACTCCTTGCCCAGCTTACGGTGGTCGCGGCGCTTGGCTTCTTCCAGCCGCTCCAGGTACTCGGTCAGCTCCTTCGCCTTTGGGAAGGTGATGCCGTAGATGCGCGTGAGCTGCTTGTTCTTCTCGTCTCCGCGCCAGTAAGCGCCGGCCACGTTGAGCAGTTTTACAGCCTTGATAGGTGAAGTATCAGGGATGTGCGGGCCGCGGCAGAGGTCGGTGAAGTCGCCCTGCGTGTAGAAAGTGATGGAGCCGTCTTCGAGGCGCTCCAGCAAATCCAGCTTGTACGGGTCCTGCTTCTCAGTGAAGTAGGCAATGGCATCGGCTTTGCTCACTTCCTTGCGCTCGAATTGGCTTTTCTTCTTGGCCAGCTCCAGCATCTTCTTCTCGACTTCCGGCAAATCGTCGGTTGAAATCGAACGACCTTCACCCAGGTCGATGTCGTAGTAGAAGCCGTTTTCGATGCTGGGGCCGATGCCCAACTTTACGCCGGGGTACAAGGCTTCCAGGGCTTCGGCCATGAGGTGGGCCGAAGAGTGCCAGAAGGACGCTTTGCCTTCGGGGTCGTTCCAGGTCAGGATGGCAACCTGCGCATCTTGGTCAATCGGGCGGTGCAGGTCGCGCACTTCGCCGTTGACACGCACGCCGAGGGCATTGCGGGCGAGGCCTTCGCTGATGCCGGCGGCAACGTCGTAGCCCGTGGCGCCATCTACAAACTGGCGCACCGAGCCGTCGGGGAGGGTGATATTGAGCATTGAATTGGGTAGATAATGGCTATACAAACAGCCGTGAAGCCGCAAGTTAAGGAAATGGCGAAATGGAAAGTTGGTGGAACTGCAAGTTCGTGCAGATTACTCCCTAACTCAGCACTTCGCCAACTCTCCTAGAGCCCTAATCCGGGGAGACCCGGCCGCTGAATAGAAATGGGCTCGATGGGCTCGACGGTGCGGCGTGGAGTTTCGTCCACAATGATGCCTCTGGCCCGGTTGCTCACCTTCCATGCTTTGTAGGTCCAGTGCCGGTTGCCTGGGTTTTCGGCTACCAGCAGGCGGTACTGGTCGGCGGCTTCTGGGTAGCGGCCAAGGCTTTCCAGGCTTTCTGCCAGCATCTGGCGGGCGCCAGCTAGGCGGGGTGCACGGCGCAAGGCGCGCTGCAGGTGCGGAATGGCCACGGCATACTTTCGGGTTTTCAACGCAGCCAATGCCAAACGATAATCAGCACGGTAAAAAGTGGTATCCAGCTGCACGGTACGGGCATAAATGCGCACGGCGCTGTCAGGCTGGTTTTGCAGCTCAAACTGACGGCCATAGTCATACCAGAGCGGACCATAATTGGGCGCTACCTTCAGGCCACGAGCCGCATACAGGGCCGCATTAGCTGGCTGGCGGTAGGCATTCGACAGAAAGGCCAGCTGGTGCAGGGTTTCGGGCTGACGCGGGTCGCGGGCCAGGCTGGCACGCAGGTAGTCCAGAGCCTGCGTGGTATCCTGTAGCCCAACGTGGGCCATGCCTTTGTAGAAAAGGGCAGCTGTGTGGTCGGGTTCCTGCTGCAGGGCACGGTCGAGATAGTCGATGGCAGTTTGATAGTGGCGTGAGGCCAGATGTGTTTCGCCCACCAGCAGGTTCAATTCAGCAGACGCGTAGCCACGCCGCGACGCAATATCGGCGGCGGCCAGAGCACTCTGGAGCTTGCCTTGGGCACGCAGGGCCCGCGCTTTAAGGAAGTAGAACTCACCGGGCGTATCATCCAAGTCGAGGGCCTGGGTTATATCCTGCAAGGCAGGCTCAATCTGGCCGGCATCGAGGCGAAATGCAGCTCGGCGCGCGTAAAGAGAAGCATTGCGCGGTTGGCGAGCTATGGCCCCGTCTAGTTCTTCGGCCTGAATTTTTGGACCGCTCTGTACTGTTTTCAGGTCCACCATTGCCTCAGGCTGCTCCTCGGCGCCGGCACCGCAGGCCGTAGCAAGCAGTGCCGTAAGAGGCAGCAGCAGAAACGGGCGCAAAAAACCCAGGAAGGAAGAAACGGTAGCTGACATCGGGGGCAAAGATACGGAAGGTAGCAGCCGGATAGCACGGGCCGGCTAGTCTACGTTGCGCATGTGCCGATGCACCTGCTTTACCAGCCGCCGGTTTAGTTGCACCAGCATCTTACGGCAGCGCCGGCTGATTTCCAGTTCCTCGGCCGTAACCGGTGTTAGCTCCACGGCATCCTGCAGTACCGCAGTTGCTTGGGTATTATAGCCCTGGTTCAGATACACCCGCGCCAGATCATAAGCATATTCAATGCGCTTGGGGTTCAGCTCGTGCGCTTTGGAAAGTGCCTCTATGGCGGCCCGGGTACTGGCTCCGGAAGGCATACCACCCAGAAACACCCGACTGAATATCCGCTCCAGAATGTTGTAGTGGTCGACGCGGTAGTGCCAGCGGCCCAGCAGCTGCCAGGCATCCGCAAAATCAGGACGCTGCGCCACAGCCTTAAACACATATGGCTTCATCTCCTTATAGGAAAGCAACCGGCTGCGGGCAGTGAGCAAGGTGGCTTGGTTTGCCAGCGCCAAGGCCTCCGCATAATTTCCCTCAGCTCCCTCAGCCCGTACGACAAGGG
This genomic window contains:
- a CDS encoding cyclic nucleotide-binding domain-containing protein — protein: MTLLERWQRLLGIRVEEGRTVGLFFLHNFLLGIGTILVYVAANVILLENDPERSLPLAYGLAALAMIVAGKVYAHFEHHLGLERVAVRVLLAVVALMAILGVLVAVGQSVAAAVAIMAGYRVIYLLTNLEFWGVSAVVFDVRQSRRLFSVISSGDMPAKALGAVLAILIHHHTDLLWLLLVAFGAYIGALLVLQATRRQHVVEARPAPRAARQGGVAPQLQQWFGASRLVLTMCLSMLLIAAVTTGIEYSFFVNVKHKFHDQGTVMRYVGTVLVATYLVALIFKLLLSRVTLDQVGVRWMLVALPAVMLAGLLLAGGLWLGQAGESTLLLYFCGLYLTLEVLRRAVFDPVFLVLFQPLSPPERLQAHTLAKGLYEPLGMGLSGVLLVAVHQLPAWREWAPFLWMSLFMGGALLLLHRTYGHYLSELQHALSRRFTHDKETALATESTNEASAGTELTAASVDQLIEALQDRTARSAATLQLRQQGAAAIPTLAQAMQTSSDEVLVRRLAQVCGHIRVPASRAALVALAQQPQLFKREAALRALRYFEQEVADASVFRALVQDDMHLARHLLRGLSVTTDPVLSQSLEYELGRLEQRLFGLLLQLYAPQSIAAAQRGVQHAARERQANALEILDNLIARPIYQALQALLEVAPVAEKLRTFDRVLGSAPMENSVVDSIVEQGEAVFTDWTVSIALPLWRPSATTAAHLLPHLQSGSLLVRESAFQVLEQLLAEQPAAYGQLLTNHPTLSVLRMNHSSGTASMSAVERVALLQQTALFAATPANVLSSIAPIMKEVSFQDGQPLFDKGDLGTSLFIVQAGEVGIFAGTQQLATFHPGDFFGELALLDAEPRSASAVARGAVVAFRIDQEDFYDVMEERGEVLRNIVRVLCQRLRRQNEKSVVE
- a CDS encoding HD domain-containing protein encodes the protein MNCQCAEDYVLEQLRQHLPANLYYHGPHHTLDVVARARALADAEGITDPEQLALLRTAAFYHDAGFLTTYQGHEAAGCKLVRQLLPNFGYSSGQVDFICGLIMATQVPQSPGDSLPAQILCDADLDYLGRPDFWPISHSLRNELSDLGLIESEQAWQQLQLSFLQQHQYWTRSALSWREANKQDRILEVQALLNTIA
- the rplT gene encoding 50S ribosomal protein L20, translating into MPRSVNHVASRHRRKKIMRLAKGYYGRRKNVWTVAKNAVEKGLLYAYRDRKVKKREFRALWIQRINAGAREHGLSYSQLMGGLKKAGIELNRKVLADLALNHPAAFKGIVEKIK
- the rpmI gene encoding 50S ribosomal protein L35; this encodes MPKMKTKSGAKKRFSLTGTGKIKRKHAYKSHILTKKTTKQKRALTHVGLVSSADMNRVKDMLNI
- the thrS gene encoding threonine--tRNA ligase produces the protein MLNITLPDGSVRQFVDGATGYDVAAGISEGLARNALGVRVNGEVRDLHRPIDQDAQVAILTWNDPEGKASFWHSSAHLMAEALEALYPGVKLGIGPSIENGFYYDIDLGEGRSISTDDLPEVEKKMLELAKKKSQFERKEVSKADAIAYFTEKQDPYKLDLLERLEDGSITFYTQGDFTDLCRGPHIPDTSPIKAVKLLNVAGAYWRGDEKNKQLTRIYGITFPKAKELTEYLERLEEAKRRDHRKLGKELELFAFSEKVGAGLPLWLPKGTALRERLEQFLRRAQIKAGYQPVVTPHIGSKELYVTSGHYEKYGADSFQPIKTPNPGEEFFLKPMNCPHHCEIYKTKPRSYRDLPVRFAEFGTVYRYEQSGELHGLTRVRGFTQDDAHIFCRPDQVKEEFLKVIDIVLYVLKALDFPDFTAQISLRDPENKAKYIGSDENWEKAERAIIEAAAEKGLTTVTELGEAAFYGPKLDFMVRDAIGRKWQLGTIQVDYNLPERFELEYVASDNSRQRPVMLHRAPFGSLERFVAVLIEHCGGNFPLWLSPEQFAVLPISEKYHDYAQQVYDQLVQAELRGTVDHRDEKIGRKIRDAEVSKVPYMLIVGEKEQAEGIVSVRRHGQGDVGAMSIAEFISSFQQQVNDMMDGKQIAAVS
- a CDS encoding tetratricopeptide repeat protein yields the protein MSATVSSFLGFLRPFLLLPLTALLATACGAGAEEQPEAMVDLKTVQSGPKIQAEELDGAIARQPRNASLYARRAAFRLDAGQIEPALQDITQALDLDDTPGEFYFLKARALRAQGKLQSALAAADIASRRGYASAELNLLVGETHLASRHYQTAIDYLDRALQQEPDHTAALFYKGMAHVGLQDTTQALDYLRASLARDPRQPETLHQLAFLSNAYRQPANAALYAARGLKVAPNYGPLWYDYGRQFELQNQPDSAVRIYARTVQLDTTFYRADYRLALAALKTRKYAVAIPHLQRALRRAPRLAGARQMLAESLESLGRYPEAADQYRLLVAENPGNRHWTYKAWKVSNRARGIIVDETPRRTVEPIEPISIQRPGLPGLGL
- a CDS encoding tetratricopeptide repeat protein; the encoded protein is MGRFFWLILLWAGLLAVPTEAQWRRTSKPTPKLPAETPETALVAKLLREGQELQNQYKDSEALGKYEQALAQAPATYEALWRAAVLSVRIGARYTDETRKMAYFSAARLYASRALVVRAEGAEGNYAEALALANQATLLTARSRLLSYKEMKPYVFKAVAQRPDFADAWQLLGRWHYRVDHYNILERIFSRVFLGGMPSGASTRAAIEALSKAHELNPKRIEYAYDLARVYLNQGYNTQATAVLQDAVELTPVTAEELEISRRCRKMLVQLNRRLVKQVHRHMRNVD